From the Gramella sp. Hel_I_59 genome, one window contains:
- a CDS encoding ABC transporter ATPase has protein sequence MLVPFDSLSEDSRVWIYQANRSFTEEELQEISSRLDQFIERWTAHGGDLKASYDIKYKRFITIALDQKLNAATGCSIDSSVQFIQQLEKDYNVDLLDKMNVSYKQGEFVAYKTLTDFRKMAKDKAVSMNTIVFNNLVNTKAEYLTEWEVPASESWHKRFMK, from the coding sequence ATGTTAGTACCATTTGATAGCCTTTCAGAAGATTCAAGAGTTTGGATTTATCAGGCCAACAGATCTTTTACAGAAGAGGAATTACAGGAGATCTCATCAAGATTAGACCAGTTCATTGAAAGATGGACAGCACATGGAGGAGATCTTAAGGCTTCCTACGATATCAAGTACAAAAGATTTATTACAATAGCCTTGGATCAGAAATTGAACGCTGCTACAGGCTGCTCTATAGATTCTTCCGTGCAATTCATTCAGCAACTGGAGAAAGACTATAACGTTGATCTTCTCGATAAAATGAATGTTTCCTATAAACAGGGAGAATTTGTTGCTTATAAAACACTTACCGATTTCAGAAAAATGGCAAAGGATAAAGCGGTGTCCATGAATACGATCGTATTCAATAATCTCGTTAATACCAAAGCCGAATATCTAACAGAATGGGAAGTTCCTGCTTCTGAGAGCTGGCATAAACGCTTCATGAAATAA
- a CDS encoding (Fe-S)-binding protein, protein MQIVSQILFVIALLVGVGFFARNIKRLIRNIKLGREIDRTDNGGERFTKMARIALGQSKMVKRPVSGFLHIIVYVGFIIINIEVLEIVIDGILGTHRIFSFLGGTYDVLIASFEILAFLVFVGVVIFWIRRNALNIYRFLGRELKGWPKNDANYILYFEMVLMALFLIMNATDYQLQMNGADHYASEAGIMGSFPISQFLLPIFDGMSNATLIIIERAAWWLHILGILFFLNYLYYSKHLHILLAFPNVYFSKLSLQGKMDNLEAVQKEVALMMDPNADPFAAPAEGEDEGEPEKFGASDVFDLNQVQLLNSYTCTECGRCTSECPANQTGKKLSPRKIMMDTRDRLEEVGENVTKNGKYEDDGKQLLDDYILREELWACTTCNACVEACPVGIDPLSIILDMRRYLVMEQSAAPNELSIAMTNIENNGAPWPYNQMDRLNWAKEN, encoded by the coding sequence ATGCAAATTGTTTCGCAAATACTATTTGTGATCGCTCTTTTAGTGGGCGTTGGCTTTTTCGCCAGAAATATTAAAAGACTTATTCGTAATATCAAATTAGGTCGGGAAATCGATCGAACAGATAATGGTGGAGAAAGATTTACCAAGATGGCCAGGATAGCCTTAGGGCAGAGTAAAATGGTAAAAAGACCAGTTTCCGGGTTTTTGCATATTATCGTTTACGTTGGTTTTATTATTATTAATATAGAAGTTCTCGAAATCGTTATCGATGGAATATTAGGTACACACAGAATCTTTTCTTTTCTAGGTGGTACGTATGATGTTCTTATCGCGAGTTTCGAAATCTTAGCTTTCCTGGTATTTGTTGGAGTAGTGATCTTTTGGATACGTAGAAATGCACTTAATATTTACCGTTTCCTAGGTCGTGAATTGAAAGGCTGGCCAAAGAATGATGCAAATTATATCCTGTATTTCGAAATGGTGCTAATGGCATTATTTCTTATCATGAATGCTACAGATTATCAACTGCAAATGAATGGAGCAGATCATTATGCTTCAGAAGCAGGTATTATGGGAAGCTTTCCAATAAGTCAGTTTTTGCTTCCTATTTTCGACGGAATGAGCAATGCGACTCTTATTATTATTGAAAGAGCTGCCTGGTGGTTACATATTCTTGGAATTCTTTTCTTTCTGAATTATTTATATTACTCAAAACATTTACATATTCTACTAGCGTTTCCAAACGTGTATTTTTCAAAACTGAGTCTTCAGGGGAAAATGGATAATCTGGAGGCAGTTCAGAAGGAAGTAGCATTAATGATGGATCCAAATGCCGATCCTTTCGCAGCTCCTGCGGAAGGCGAGGATGAAGGAGAGCCAGAAAAATTTGGAGCTTCAGATGTCTTTGACCTGAACCAGGTTCAATTACTGAATTCCTATACCTGTACAGAATGTGGTAGATGTACTTCTGAATGTCCTGCGAATCAAACCGGGAAAAAGCTTTCTCCAAGAAAGATCATGATGGATACTCGTGACAGGCTCGAGGAAGTAGGTGAGAATGTTACCAAGAACGGAAAGTATGAAGATGACGGCAAGCAATTACTTGATGACTATATTCTTAGAGAAGAACTATGGGCGTGTACTACTTGTAATGCATGTGTAGAGGCTTGTCCAGTGGGGATCGATCCGCTATCTATTATTCTGGATATGAGAAGATACCTGGTGATGGAGCAAAGTGCCGCTCCTAATGAGCTATCCATAGCGATGACAAATATTGAAAACAATGGTGCACCTTGGCCTTACAACCAGATGGACCGTTTGAACTGGGCCAAAGAAAATTAA
- a CDS encoding N-acetylmuramoyl-L-alanine amidase — MRTNLLNLFVFTSLFFITSTATFSAEIPPNLDEFVVVLDAGHGGKDPGNMGNGYKEKDIALSIILKIGAELEKYKNIKVVYTRKSDVFVELFERGRIANEANADLFVSVHCNSHNSQASGTETFVLGLNRNETNFEVAKKENSVIYLEDNYEVTYAGYDPNSPESTIGLTIMQEEYLDQSILLADLVQKQFTNTLKRKNRGVKQMGLIVLHQTYMPSVLVETGFLTNNQEGPYLNSSRGKDDMARAITNAILNYSKTINLNTLEQVAANQSNETVDKGVLPESQVFKDVLFRVQLAAGSKKLDTKPYNFKGIKDVSREKEGKLYKYYYGATSDYLKIQRMHNEAVKSGYTDSYIVAFKNEQKITLNDALKSKLK, encoded by the coding sequence ATGAGAACGAACTTACTTAATCTTTTCGTATTCACAAGCCTTTTCTTTATTACATCAACGGCAACTTTTTCTGCTGAAATCCCTCCAAATCTGGATGAATTTGTAGTAGTTCTGGATGCTGGTCATGGTGGAAAAGATCCCGGAAACATGGGTAATGGTTATAAGGAAAAGGATATTGCGCTAAGCATCATCCTGAAGATTGGTGCGGAGCTTGAAAAATATAAGAATATAAAGGTAGTGTATACCAGAAAGTCTGATGTGTTTGTAGAGCTTTTTGAGCGAGGTAGGATTGCCAATGAAGCGAATGCAGACCTTTTTGTGTCTGTACATTGTAATTCTCATAATTCCCAGGCTTCAGGAACCGAGACTTTCGTGCTTGGACTTAACAGGAATGAGACCAATTTTGAAGTGGCGAAAAAAGAAAACTCGGTGATCTATCTCGAGGATAACTATGAAGTTACATATGCCGGGTATGATCCTAATTCACCTGAATCTACTATTGGTCTTACGATAATGCAGGAAGAATATCTAGATCAAAGTATTCTGCTTGCAGATCTTGTTCAGAAGCAATTTACCAATACATTAAAGAGAAAGAACAGAGGAGTTAAGCAAATGGGATTAATTGTGCTACATCAAACTTACATGCCGAGCGTACTGGTGGAGACTGGTTTCCTTACCAATAACCAGGAGGGACCTTATCTTAATAGTTCTAGAGGGAAGGATGATATGGCCCGGGCAATTACCAATGCTATTCTAAATTACAGTAAAACCATAAATTTAAATACCCTGGAGCAAGTAGCTGCAAATCAATCCAATGAAACTGTAGATAAGGGAGTTTTGCCGGAGTCCCAGGTTTTTAAAGATGTACTGTTCAGAGTGCAGCTGGCGGCCGGCTCAAAAAAGCTTGATACTAAGCCTTACAATTTTAAAGGTATTAAGGATGTAAGCAGGGAGAAAGAAGGTAAGCTTTATAAGTATTATTATGGAGCAACTTCAGATTATCTCAAGATCCAGCGAATGCACAATGAGGCGGTAAAAAGTGGATACACAGATAGTTATATAGTCGCCTTTAAGAATGAGCAAAAAATAACGCTTAACGATGCGTTAAAATCAAAGCTAAAATAG
- a CDS encoding putative LPS assembly protein LptD, translated as MTSLLHAQEIGNNSIPVESQKDSVAPAITSEEIAQNLQVTDTVKQDSVKKPQFITDVVDYSAKDYMRLSPKENKIYLYNEAKIVYGDMTIEAGLIVIDNNKNEFFAYGIEDSLGEYIQKPIFTQANRKVEPDSLRFNFDTERALVYNSRTQEADFNVKGMVTKRENDSVYFMKNVRFTTSQDVDNPEYFFYARKIKFVPEKKIVTGLVNMYIADVPTPLGLPFGYFPLTDEETSGFIIPSFGDSQYGYNLQNGGYYFAISDYVDLLALGSYYTNGSYTLEFSSNYANRYKYRGNARVRFEKLFTSERGFPDFAERSSYNIQWSHSQDPKASPNSRFSASVNLGSSEYYAESINQANTGNYLNNELNSSVSYSKTFPGEPQVNLSLAARHSQNTRTNSVNLSLPTLQLSMSRIYPLAPASGSKKGFIENINLQYNLRAENQINTADSLFLTPAMFDDARLGAQHSIPLNTNFKLFKYLSVSTGTSYEETWVSRTFERSYDPVLDDVVIDTIKGFDSYRTYNFNTSLGTTLYGRKTFGKDKKIQAIRHVMRPSVSYNINPGFDRFYDQFIQESEDENGEIIEDIVDYSRFDGTLYGAPGRNFSSSLGFSLSNTIEAKVRSKDSTAIEPEKITLLNNFSIGTSYNLAGDSLRLSPISLRGSIPVIKNKLDINFGGNLDIYALDNNNRRIDKLNIENGGSLFRLTAGTVNFGYSFSNKDFEGVEEEETDDMDNETYRNGGRPDDLFGTGMGEDGRLFDEDPFEGDEEENENGWYNYNIPWDVRVAYAMNYTNSARQNTVSAHSLMFNGNIEIAPKWKIGASTGYDLVNSGVTPTQLRFQRDLDSWLMSFSWVPFGPRKSWNFLIRIKASVLSDIKYEKRRDRDRTL; from the coding sequence ATGACCTCGCTTTTGCATGCGCAGGAGATTGGAAATAATTCGATCCCTGTTGAAAGTCAGAAGGATAGTGTTGCTCCCGCAATTACTTCTGAAGAGATCGCCCAGAACCTGCAGGTTACCGATACCGTTAAGCAGGATTCAGTCAAAAAACCTCAGTTTATTACCGATGTTGTGGATTATAGCGCCAAGGATTATATGCGCTTGAGTCCAAAAGAGAATAAGATCTATCTGTATAACGAAGCAAAAATCGTTTATGGTGATATGACCATAGAGGCCGGACTCATCGTTATCGATAATAATAAGAATGAGTTTTTCGCCTATGGAATTGAGGATTCCCTGGGAGAATATATTCAGAAACCTATTTTCACCCAGGCCAATAGAAAAGTAGAGCCAGATTCCCTTCGTTTCAATTTTGATACTGAAAGAGCTTTAGTCTATAATTCCCGAACCCAGGAAGCCGACTTCAACGTAAAAGGTATGGTGACCAAACGGGAAAATGATTCGGTTTACTTCATGAAGAATGTTCGGTTTACTACTTCTCAGGATGTAGATAACCCGGAGTATTTCTTCTATGCGAGGAAGATCAAGTTCGTACCTGAGAAAAAGATCGTGACCGGACTCGTTAATATGTACATTGCAGATGTTCCCACTCCCCTAGGACTTCCATTTGGGTATTTCCCGTTAACAGATGAGGAAACTTCAGGTTTTATTATTCCGTCATTTGGAGATTCCCAGTATGGTTATAACCTTCAGAATGGTGGTTATTATTTTGCTATCAGTGACTATGTTGATCTATTGGCTTTAGGTAGTTACTACACGAACGGCTCTTACACTCTGGAATTTTCATCCAATTACGCTAACAGGTATAAATATCGTGGAAATGCGAGAGTAAGGTTTGAAAAGTTATTCACTAGCGAAAGAGGCTTCCCCGACTTTGCCGAAAGATCCAGCTATAACATTCAGTGGTCTCATAGTCAGGATCCAAAAGCCAGTCCTAATTCCAGGTTTTCAGCTTCTGTAAACTTAGGGAGCAGCGAGTATTATGCCGAATCTATCAATCAGGCCAACACTGGAAATTATCTGAATAACGAACTAAACTCTTCAGTTTCTTACAGTAAGACTTTTCCCGGAGAACCCCAAGTGAATTTGAGTCTTGCAGCGCGACACTCCCAGAACACCAGAACAAATTCGGTAAATCTTAGTTTACCAACTTTACAATTGAGTATGTCCCGTATCTATCCTCTGGCTCCTGCTTCGGGTAGTAAAAAAGGTTTTATTGAAAATATAAACCTTCAGTATAATTTACGGGCAGAGAACCAGATAAATACTGCCGATTCACTTTTTCTTACTCCGGCGATGTTTGATGATGCAAGACTGGGCGCACAGCATAGCATTCCGCTAAACACGAATTTTAAACTTTTCAAATATCTAAGTGTTTCCACAGGTACCAGCTATGAAGAAACCTGGGTTTCCAGAACTTTTGAAAGATCTTACGATCCTGTGCTGGATGATGTCGTAATTGATACGATTAAAGGTTTTGACTCTTATCGTACCTACAATTTCAACACAAGCCTTGGAACTACGCTATATGGTAGGAAAACCTTCGGAAAGGACAAAAAAATACAGGCGATTCGCCATGTCATGAGACCCTCAGTGAGTTATAATATCAATCCAGGTTTTGATCGTTTCTATGATCAGTTTATCCAGGAATCTGAAGATGAAAATGGTGAAATCATCGAAGATATTGTTGATTATTCAAGGTTTGACGGAACTTTATATGGTGCACCGGGAAGAAATTTTTCCAGTTCTTTAGGCTTCAGCTTAAGTAATACCATTGAAGCCAAGGTTAGATCGAAAGATAGCACTGCTATAGAACCGGAAAAAATTACACTTCTGAATAACTTCAGTATAGGAACAAGTTATAATCTTGCTGGAGATTCCCTGCGCCTGTCCCCTATTTCACTTCGAGGTTCCATTCCGGTGATCAAAAATAAGCTGGATATTAACTTTGGAGGGAATTTGGATATATATGCCCTGGATAATAATAATCGCAGGATCGACAAGCTGAATATTGAGAACGGCGGAAGTTTATTTCGACTTACTGCGGGAACTGTAAACTTTGGCTATTCATTTTCCAACAAGGATTTTGAAGGTGTTGAAGAGGAAGAAACCGATGATATGGATAATGAAACCTATAGAAATGGTGGTCGACCTGATGATCTCTTCGGAACAGGAATGGGCGAAGATGGCCGTCTTTTCGATGAAGATCCTTTCGAAGGTGATGAGGAGGAGAATGAAAATGGATGGTACAATTATAATATCCCGTGGGATGTACGTGTTGCTTATGCTATGAATTATACGAACTCGGCCAGACAAAATACCGTATCTGC
- a CDS encoding glycoside hydrolase family 3 N-terminal domain-containing protein, producing the protein MILRTLSLKLPLLLFLFFSLGVFSQVKNPLFTKDHAAQKQWVDSTYDSMNLKERVGQLFMASIWSKNDNEADTIRKLIAENHIGGLIFSKGGPVKQAQLTNEFQKMSKVPLLIGMDAEWGLAMRLDSTFALPWNMTLGAIQDNQLVEEAGAAISKQTKRLGVHFNFAPVVDINTNPDNPIIGNRSFGEDKFNVTEKSLAFMRGMHREGALSSAKHFPGHGDTDSDSHKTLPTINFSAERIERVELYPYKKLIPEGLSSIMVAHLNVPDLEPTDGKPASLSKDIITEILKKELGFNGLIFTDALDMKGVSRNMEPGEVDLDAFRAGNDILLMSEDVGRASQSIMDAVNNGTISENRLALSVKKILYAKYKAGLHYFKPISTNFLIEELYTSRDEALLEELYENAATLIKNNKAVVPVKDLSEEKIAYVNFGDNDGSIFLQQLKKYAKVDWVHADKLALLLDKLEEYDRVIIGFHKSNSSPWASYKFSNNELVWLHEIARKNKTILALFARPYALLDIKSFTNIEGILIGYQNHPLAQKKVGQIIFGAAQAKGRLPVSIQNEFPAGTGFNTKDVDRLAYGTPESVGMNSYKLQKIDSIINYAISEKMTPGAQILIARQGKVIYQKNFGYQTYEEELPVTDTTVYDLASLTKILATLPLVMELDEKEVLSFDTTLGELLPSLKDSNKSNIKLQDMLMHYARLQAWIPFYISTLDSETKGLSADYYNTLPSETYNTQVADNMFIRKDIGDTIINTIRLSELEKTRSYKYSDLPYYLLKYYLESYYETSLQNITQEHFYKSLGANYTGYLPKTRFDSLQIAPTENDQLWRGQVVRGYVHDQGAAMQGGIGGHAGLFSTANDVAKLMQTYLNGGSYGGKKYLREDTIEKYNTCYYCEQNVRRGVGFDKPQLGTSGPTCNCVSMNSFGHSGFTGTFAWADPEEEIVYVFLSNRTFPDSTNRKLIREDIRSEIQKVIYESIDF; encoded by the coding sequence ATGATATTGAGAACCCTGTCCCTCAAATTACCACTTTTACTCTTTTTGTTTTTCAGTCTTGGTGTATTCTCCCAGGTGAAAAATCCATTGTTTACCAAAGATCATGCTGCTCAAAAACAATGGGTGGATAGTACGTACGACTCCATGAATCTTAAGGAAAGAGTGGGGCAGCTATTCATGGCGAGTATCTGGTCTAAAAATGATAACGAAGCCGATACTATTCGTAAGCTTATTGCTGAAAATCATATTGGCGGACTTATTTTTTCCAAAGGAGGTCCGGTGAAACAGGCTCAGTTGACCAATGAGTTTCAGAAGATGTCTAAAGTTCCTTTGCTAATTGGAATGGATGCTGAATGGGGACTTGCTATGCGACTTGACAGCACTTTTGCCTTGCCATGGAATATGACACTTGGTGCCATACAGGATAATCAACTGGTAGAGGAAGCTGGCGCAGCTATTTCCAAGCAAACTAAGAGATTGGGTGTGCACTTTAACTTTGCCCCAGTAGTGGATATTAATACTAATCCAGACAATCCAATTATAGGAAACAGGTCGTTTGGGGAAGATAAATTTAATGTCACCGAAAAATCCCTTGCTTTTATGCGAGGCATGCACCGTGAGGGAGCACTCAGCAGTGCAAAACATTTTCCAGGTCATGGCGATACAGATTCCGATTCGCATAAGACGTTACCAACGATTAATTTCTCTGCGGAAAGGATCGAACGTGTAGAACTTTATCCTTATAAAAAACTAATTCCTGAAGGGCTTAGCAGTATCATGGTAGCCCATCTTAATGTTCCAGATTTAGAGCCTACAGATGGCAAGCCTGCCTCATTATCCAAGGATATTATCACAGAAATACTGAAGAAAGAGCTTGGCTTTAATGGTCTTATTTTTACCGATGCACTTGACATGAAAGGTGTTTCAAGAAATATGGAACCCGGTGAAGTGGATCTTGATGCATTTCGCGCTGGGAACGATATCCTGCTAATGAGTGAAGATGTTGGCAGAGCTTCTCAAAGTATTATGGATGCGGTAAATAATGGTACTATTAGTGAAAACCGATTGGCACTTTCAGTAAAGAAAATATTATATGCTAAGTATAAGGCTGGTCTTCATTATTTTAAACCGATTAGTACAAATTTCCTCATAGAAGAACTATATACTTCTCGTGATGAAGCTTTGCTGGAAGAGCTTTATGAAAATGCTGCAACGCTTATCAAAAACAATAAGGCTGTAGTTCCGGTTAAAGATCTTTCAGAAGAAAAGATTGCCTATGTGAATTTTGGGGACAATGATGGTAGTATTTTTCTTCAGCAGCTAAAGAAATATGCGAAAGTAGATTGGGTTCATGCAGATAAATTAGCCTTGCTGCTTGACAAACTCGAAGAATATGATCGTGTGATCATTGGTTTCCATAAATCGAATAGTAGTCCGTGGGCATCTTACAAATTTTCAAATAACGAATTGGTGTGGCTGCATGAGATTGCCCGCAAGAATAAGACGATCCTTGCACTATTCGCTAGACCTTACGCATTACTTGATATAAAAAGTTTCACCAATATAGAAGGGATCCTTATTGGCTACCAGAATCATCCTCTGGCTCAGAAAAAGGTTGGTCAGATAATTTTTGGAGCGGCTCAGGCGAAAGGTCGTCTTCCGGTTAGCATCCAGAATGAATTTCCAGCAGGAACCGGTTTTAATACTAAGGATGTTGATCGCTTAGCTTATGGAACTCCGGAAAGCGTTGGAATGAATTCCTATAAACTTCAGAAGATCGATAGTATTATTAATTATGCTATTTCAGAAAAAATGACTCCGGGGGCACAGATACTTATTGCTCGCCAGGGTAAAGTAATATATCAGAAGAATTTTGGCTATCAGACTTATGAAGAAGAGTTGCCTGTGACCGATACTACGGTTTATGATCTGGCATCTCTTACTAAGATCCTGGCTACTTTGCCGCTGGTCATGGAATTGGATGAGAAAGAAGTTCTGAGTTTTGATACTACGCTTGGTGAATTACTTCCTTCACTTAAAGATTCGAATAAATCCAATATTAAGTTGCAGGATATGTTGATGCATTATGCTCGATTACAAGCCTGGATTCCATTTTATATTTCTACCCTTGACTCTGAAACTAAGGGGCTTTCTGCCGATTATTATAACACTTTACCTTCTGAAACTTACAATACTCAGGTTGCAGATAATATGTTTATTAGAAAGGATATTGGCGATACCATTATCAACACGATCAGGCTTAGCGAACTTGAGAAAACGAGGTCTTATAAATACAGTGATCTGCCATACTATTTGCTAAAGTATTACCTGGAGAGCTATTACGAGACTTCACTTCAAAACATTACACAGGAGCATTTTTACAAATCCCTTGGTGCTAATTATACTGGCTATTTACCTAAAACAAGGTTTGATAGCCTCCAAATAGCACCTACAGAGAATGATCAATTATGGAGAGGGCAGGTTGTTCGTGGATATGTTCATGACCAGGGTGCTGCGATGCAAGGCGGAATTGGAGGCCATGCAGGATTGTTCAGTACTGCAAATGATGTTGCCAAGTTGATGCAAACCTATCTAAATGGCGGTTCTTATGGTGGGAAAAAATACTTGCGCGAAGATACCATTGAGAAATATAATACCTGCTATTATTGTGAGCAAAATGTAAGAAGAGGTGTAGGTTTCGACAAACCACAGCTTGGAACCTCAGGACCAACCTGTAACTGTGTGTCTATGAATAGTTTTGGACATAGTGGGTTTACAGGGACATTCGCCTGGGCAGATCCTGAAGAAGAGATAGTTTATGTATTTTTATCAAACAGAACTTTTCCTGATTCAACGAACAGGAAACTCATCAGGGAAGATATCCGGTCTGAGATCCAGAAAGTGATATACGAATCTATAGATTTCTAA
- a CDS encoding MlaD family protein yields the protein MKYSREVKTAVLAIVAIVILLFGYSFLKGENLLAQNRIFYAEYDDVEGLSPSSEVTINGLKVGQVSSIEFKDNSGRLVVSFTVKNDFKFSKNSKVNIYGGSIIGGKSLAIVPNYDQKSEWAQTGDTLEGDKEEGIMELVNDKLTPLQNKLENTITSADSMLTAITEILDDSTRNNIRGTFRNLDATVSSFRVTADELQGIVKGNSSKIDRTFTNLDEMSTNFNKFSDTLSTMNIGKITSDLEKVIADFEGISNKLNSKEGTAGKLINDDAVYNNLDQATKQLEQLLQDIKLNPKRYVHFSVFGKKGGEYEEPKDSLK from the coding sequence TTGAAATATTCCAGAGAGGTAAAAACTGCCGTTCTAGCTATCGTAGCGATAGTTATTTTATTGTTTGGTTATAGTTTTCTCAAGGGAGAAAATCTCCTCGCCCAGAATCGAATTTTTTATGCTGAATATGATGATGTAGAAGGACTCTCACCATCTTCTGAAGTTACTATCAACGGTCTTAAAGTTGGTCAGGTAAGCAGCATAGAATTCAAAGATAATTCAGGTAGACTTGTTGTGAGTTTTACCGTAAAAAATGATTTCAAGTTTTCGAAAAATAGTAAGGTGAATATTTATGGTGGAAGTATCATAGGTGGAAAGTCTTTAGCTATTGTACCAAATTATGATCAGAAATCTGAATGGGCTCAGACCGGAGATACACTTGAGGGTGATAAAGAAGAAGGGATCATGGAGCTTGTGAATGATAAATTGACTCCACTACAGAATAAACTGGAGAACACGATCACAAGTGCAGATTCTATGTTGACGGCCATCACAGAAATTCTAGATGACTCTACCAGGAACAATATTCGCGGTACTTTTAGAAATCTTGATGCTACCGTATCTTCATTCAGAGTAACCGCAGACGAACTTCAAGGTATTGTAAAGGGCAATAGTTCAAAGATCGATCGAACGTTTACGAATCTTGATGAGATGTCTACGAACTTTAATAAGTTCTCAGACACGCTATCCACCATGAACATAGGCAAGATCACCTCAGATCTTGAGAAGGTAATTGCAGATTTTGAAGGGATCTCGAATAAACTTAACAGCAAGGAAGGAACCGCAGGGAAATTGATCAATGACGATGCTGTGTATAATAACCTGGATCAGGCAACCAAACAGCTAGAACAACTCCTACAGGATATCAAACTTAATCCAAAGCGCTACGTTCATTTCTCAGTTTTCGGTAAGAAAGGTGGAGAATATGAAGAACCGAAAGATTCCTTAAAATAA
- a CDS encoding (Fe-S)-binding protein, whose protein sequence is MAEALKVPTMAEYMAEGKKPEVLFWVGCSGSFDDRAKKITKAFVKLLHKAGVDFAVLGTEESCTGDPAKRAGNEFLFQMQAATNIEVLNGYEIKKVVTACPHCFNTIKNEYPALGGNYEVMHHTQFLKDLLNEGRLKVEGGKFKGKRITFHDPCYLGRANNEYEAPRDLLRKLEVELVEMRKCKKNGLCCGAGGGQMFKEPEPGNKDVNIERTEQAMEVKPEIIAAGCPFCNTMMTDGVKNKEKEDSIEVMDVAEMIASADEL, encoded by the coding sequence ATGGCAGAAGCACTCAAAGTACCTACAATGGCAGAATATATGGCAGAAGGCAAAAAGCCTGAAGTTCTGTTCTGGGTTGGTTGTTCGGGAAGTTTCGATGATCGTGCTAAAAAAATCACCAAGGCATTTGTAAAACTTCTGCATAAAGCTGGAGTTGACTTTGCTGTTCTTGGGACTGAGGAAAGCTGTACCGGGGATCCTGCAAAAAGAGCTGGAAACGAATTTCTTTTTCAAATGCAGGCTGCTACGAATATTGAGGTGTTAAATGGTTATGAGATCAAAAAGGTGGTTACTGCCTGTCCTCACTGTTTCAATACCATCAAAAACGAATATCCTGCTCTTGGCGGAAATTATGAGGTAATGCACCATACTCAGTTTTTAAAAGATCTTTTGAATGAAGGTCGCTTAAAAGTTGAAGGTGGAAAATTCAAAGGAAAAAGAATTACTTTCCATGATCCATGTTATTTAGGTCGCGCTAATAATGAATATGAAGCTCCTCGTGATCTTCTTCGGAAGCTTGAAGTTGAGCTTGTTGAAATGCGTAAGTGTAAAAAGAACGGCTTGTGTTGTGGAGCAGGAGGAGGACAAATGTTCAAAGAACCTGAACCAGGAAACAAGGATGTAAACATCGAACGTACTGAGCAGGCTATGGAAGTGAAACCGGAAATAATCGCTGCCGGTTGTCCTTTTTGCAACACCATGATGACAGATGGGGTTAAGAATAAAGAAAAGGAAGATAGTATCGAGGTAATGGATGTTGCTGAAATGATCGCCAGCGCAGACGAACTTTAA